A portion of the Patagioenas fasciata isolate bPatFas1 chromosome W, bPatFas1.hap1, whole genome shotgun sequence genome contains these proteins:
- the LOC136114598 gene encoding ferrochelatase, mitochondrial isoform X2 → MRAGAAKMAAAAAAAAGRAARHLRSSSQLRVPVRWRGQVTAAAVTESTKPEIQPDVRKPKTGILMLNMGGPERLDDVHDFLLRLFLDRDLMTLPAQNKLAPFIAKRRTPKIQEQYSRIGGGSPIKKWTALQGEGMVKLLDSMSPRTAPHKYYIGFRYVHPLTEEAIEEMERDGVERAVAFTQYPQYSCSTTGSSLNAIYRHYHKKGEKPKMKWSIIDRWPTHPLLIQCFTDHIQKELNMFPPDKRKDVVILFSAHSLPMSVVNRGDPYPQEVGATVQRVMEKLNYSNPYRLVWQSKVGPMPWLGPQTDETIKGLCQRGKKNMLLVPIAFTSDHIETLYELDIEYAQVLANECGVENIRRAESLNGNPLFSKALADLVCSHLQSNEVCSRQLTLCCPLCVNPVCRETKAFFTSQQP, encoded by the exons ATGCGGGCGGGCGCCGCCAAgatggccgccgccgccgctgccgccgccggacGAGCGGCGCGTCACC TgaggagcagctcccagctgcGGGTCCCGGTGCGATGGAGGGGCCAGGTGACTGCGGCCGCCGTGACGGAGAGCACCAAACCCGAAATCCAGCCCGACGTGCG GAAACCTAAAACAGGAATCTTGATGTTAAACATGGGAGGTCCAGAACGGCTGGATGACGTGCATGATTTCTTGCTTCGTCTCTTCCTGGACAGAGATCTAATGACACTTCCAGCTCAAAA TAAATTAGCACCGTTCATTGCCAAGCGCCGCACACCGAAGATCCAGGAGCAGTACAGCAGGATCGGAGGCGGGTCGCCCATCAAGAAGTGGACGGCGCTGCAGGGGGAGGGCATGGTGAAGCTGCTGGACAGCATGTCTCCTCGCACCG CGCCTCACAAGTACTACATTGGCTTCCGCTACGTGCACCCGCTGACCGAGGAGGCGATCGAGGAGATGGAGCGGGACGGCGTGGAGAGAGCCGTCGCCTTCACGCAGTACCCGCAGTACAGCTGCTCCACCACCG GAAGCAGTTTGAATGCCATTTATCGCCACTATCATAAAAAGGGGGAGAAGCCGAAGATGAAGTGGAGTATAATCGACCGATGGCCCACACATCCCCTGCTCATTCAG TGCTTCACTGATCACATACAGAAGGAACTGAACATGTTTCCACCCGACAAAAGGAAAGACGTCGTCATCCTCTTCTCGGCTCACTCGCTGCCCATGTCT GTGGTGAACCGCGGCGATCCGTACCCTCAAGAAGTGGGAGCCACTGTGCAGAGGGTCATGGAGAAGCTGAACTACTCCAACCCATACCGGCTGGTGTGGCAGTCCAAG GTTGGACCGATGCCTTGGCTTGGGCCGCAGACCGATGAGACCATCAAAGGGCTGTGCCAGAGGGGAAAGAAGAACATGCTGCTGGTCCCAATCGCCTTCACCAGTGACCACATCGAAACGCTCTACGAGCTGGATATCGAGTATGCCCAAGTTCTAGCGAATGAG TGCGGAGTTGAAAATATCAGAAGAGCGGAGTCTCTCAATGGAAACCCACTGTTCTCCAAG GCCCTGGCAGACCTGGTCTGCTCGCACCTGCAGTCGAACGAGGTCTGCTCCCGGCAGCTGACGCTGTGCTGCCCGCTCTGCGTCAACCCCGTCTGCAGGGAGACCAAGGCCTTTTTCACCAGCCAGCAGCCGTGA
- the LOC136114598 gene encoding ferrochelatase, mitochondrial isoform X1 gives MRAGAAKMAAAAAAAAGRAARHLVRSSSQLRVPVRWRGQVTAAAVTESTKPEIQPDVRKPKTGILMLNMGGPERLDDVHDFLLRLFLDRDLMTLPAQNKLAPFIAKRRTPKIQEQYSRIGGGSPIKKWTALQGEGMVKLLDSMSPRTAPHKYYIGFRYVHPLTEEAIEEMERDGVERAVAFTQYPQYSCSTTGSSLNAIYRHYHKKGEKPKMKWSIIDRWPTHPLLIQCFTDHIQKELNMFPPDKRKDVVILFSAHSLPMSVVNRGDPYPQEVGATVQRVMEKLNYSNPYRLVWQSKVGPMPWLGPQTDETIKGLCQRGKKNMLLVPIAFTSDHIETLYELDIEYAQVLANECGVENIRRAESLNGNPLFSKALADLVCSHLQSNEVCSRQLTLCCPLCVNPVCRETKAFFTSQQP, from the exons ATGCGGGCGGGCGCCGCCAAgatggccgccgccgccgctgccgccgccggacGAGCGGCGCGTCACC TAGTgaggagcagctcccagctgcGGGTCCCGGTGCGATGGAGGGGCCAGGTGACTGCGGCCGCCGTGACGGAGAGCACCAAACCCGAAATCCAGCCCGACGTGCG GAAACCTAAAACAGGAATCTTGATGTTAAACATGGGAGGTCCAGAACGGCTGGATGACGTGCATGATTTCTTGCTTCGTCTCTTCCTGGACAGAGATCTAATGACACTTCCAGCTCAAAA TAAATTAGCACCGTTCATTGCCAAGCGCCGCACACCGAAGATCCAGGAGCAGTACAGCAGGATCGGAGGCGGGTCGCCCATCAAGAAGTGGACGGCGCTGCAGGGGGAGGGCATGGTGAAGCTGCTGGACAGCATGTCTCCTCGCACCG CGCCTCACAAGTACTACATTGGCTTCCGCTACGTGCACCCGCTGACCGAGGAGGCGATCGAGGAGATGGAGCGGGACGGCGTGGAGAGAGCCGTCGCCTTCACGCAGTACCCGCAGTACAGCTGCTCCACCACCG GAAGCAGTTTGAATGCCATTTATCGCCACTATCATAAAAAGGGGGAGAAGCCGAAGATGAAGTGGAGTATAATCGACCGATGGCCCACACATCCCCTGCTCATTCAG TGCTTCACTGATCACATACAGAAGGAACTGAACATGTTTCCACCCGACAAAAGGAAAGACGTCGTCATCCTCTTCTCGGCTCACTCGCTGCCCATGTCT GTGGTGAACCGCGGCGATCCGTACCCTCAAGAAGTGGGAGCCACTGTGCAGAGGGTCATGGAGAAGCTGAACTACTCCAACCCATACCGGCTGGTGTGGCAGTCCAAG GTTGGACCGATGCCTTGGCTTGGGCCGCAGACCGATGAGACCATCAAAGGGCTGTGCCAGAGGGGAAAGAAGAACATGCTGCTGGTCCCAATCGCCTTCACCAGTGACCACATCGAAACGCTCTACGAGCTGGATATCGAGTATGCCCAAGTTCTAGCGAATGAG TGCGGAGTTGAAAATATCAGAAGAGCGGAGTCTCTCAATGGAAACCCACTGTTCTCCAAG GCCCTGGCAGACCTGGTCTGCTCGCACCTGCAGTCGAACGAGGTCTGCTCCCGGCAGCTGACGCTGTGCTGCCCGCTCTGCGTCAACCCCGTCTGCAGGGAGACCAAGGCCTTTTTCACCAGCCAGCAGCCGTGA